In a single window of the Thamnophis elegans isolate rThaEle1 chromosome 8, rThaEle1.pri, whole genome shotgun sequence genome:
- the NHLRC1 gene encoding E3 ubiquitin-protein ligase NHLRC1, with protein sequence MSSRGQQMSTQACIVDCSHPSRPLRGSCDRTNVTRWHSTPPPSLPPSLPLLSSATINPLRLLLMTAKAADQTEIMTELLDQSENNLLECKVCFENFNPEKKHRPKNLPCGHVMCLECVMSLAHPRNSRLECPFCRRACKASETSDCLPLLHLMEILNPSANRTPVVGKTVGRKEAVAAPGSQLFTFHLSFGGWGTLINPTGLAVCQSSSCLAVAHDGKKRIKLFSFSGSCIQQFGERGQSGNDLRYPTDVAVTLDGHIVVTDSGDRSVKVFDCDGRGKMVIAESFSLPWGLDTLPQDDILMTDSEAGALYRLSADFKNGELKGVKKLYSNLCYPRKVAASPVSGAIAVIEHLMARGPCYGNTRLKIFNRDLQLIGQVDSFGLSLVFPSKVHASAVTFSREGQVIVTDAYNQAVFSLGKPEEFPMCTPLITQGLSYPLALTFISDNSLVILDGGDHSLKIYALS encoded by the coding sequence ATGTCCTCAAGAGGGCAGCAAATGTCAACACAAGCTTGCATTGTGGACTGCAGCCATCCGTCAAGGCCTCTGAGAGGGTCTTGTGACCGCACCAATGTGACCAGATGGCACAgcactccccctccctccctccctccctccctcccactcctcaGCAGCGCGACAATCAATCCTCTTAGACTTCTCCTAATGACTGCCAAAGCCGCTGATCAAACAGAAATCATGACGGAGCTGTTGGATCAGTCTGAGAACAATCTGCTCGAATGCAAAGTGTGCTTCGAAAATTTTAACCCCGAGAAAAAGCATCGGCCGAAGAACTTGCCATGCGGGCATGTGATGTGCCTGGAGTGTGTCATGTCTCTGGCCCACCCTCGGAATTCCAGGCTGGAGTGCCCTTTCTGTCGAAGGGCTTGCAAAGCTTCAGAGACTAGCGACTGCTTGCCGTTGTTGCACCTGATGGAAATCTTGAATCCTTCAGCCAACCGGACTCCGGTTGTTGGGAAGACAGTAGGGAGAAAGGAGGCTGTGGCTGCCCCTGGATCTCAGCTCTTCACCTTTCACCTTTCTTTCGGAGGCTGGGGGACGCTGATCAACCCCACAGGGCTGGCTGTGTGTCAGAGCTCCAGCTGTTTAGCCGTGGCCCACGATGGCAAGAAGCGAATCAAGCTGTTCAGCTTCAGTGGCAGCTGCATACAGCAGTTCGGAGAAAGAGGGCAATCCGGAAATGACCTCCGGTACCCGACTGATGTCGCAGTCACGCTGGACGGTCACATTGTGGTCACAGATAGCGGGGATCGTTCGGTCAAAGTGTTCGATTGTGACGGCAGAGGCAAAATGGTCATCGCGGAGTCCTTTTCCTTGCCGTGGGGCCTTGACACCCTGCCCCAAGACGACATCCTCATGACCGATTCGGAGGCAGGTGCTCTGTACCGCTTGTCGGCTGACTTTAAAAATGGAGAATTAAAGGGAGTGAAGAAGTTGTATTCTAACCTGTGTTATCCGAGGAAAGTGGCTGCTTCGCCCGTCTCTGGAGCCATCGCTGTCATCGAACACTTGATGGCCAGAGGGCCCTGCTACGGCAATACCAGGCTGAAAATCTTCAACAGAGACTTGCAGCTAATCGGTCAGGTGGACAGTTTCGGCCTGAGTCTTGTCTTCCCTTCCAAAGTCCACGCCAGTGCTGTGACCTTTAGCAGGGAAGGGCAAGTAATAGTAACGGATGCTTATAACCAAGCCGTTTTCTCTCTTGGAAAACCCGAAGAATTCCCTATGTGTACACCACTGATAACTCAGGGACTTTCCTACCCTTTGGCATTAACTTTCATATCAGATAATTCTCTAGTCATTTTAGACGGGGGCGatcattctttaaaaatatatgctCTCAGCTAA